A genomic segment from Streptosporangium roseum DSM 43021 encodes:
- a CDS encoding glycosyl hydrolase family 18 protein, whose translation MIAAAALLVPLGMSTATAATPATATYSTASDWGSGFEGKVTVKAGTSALTSWKVEFDLPAGSSIASAWDADLTRSGNHYTFVNKAWNGALAAGASVSFGFNGAPGGLSGVLDCKLNGAACNGTGTPDPTPTPTVTPTVDPTPTPTPTVTPTVGPDPSGKKVVGYFTEWGVYGRNYHVKNLVTSGSAAKLTHILYAFGNSAGGRCSIGDSYADYEKAYTADQSVDGVADTWDQPLRGNFNQLRKLKKAYPNIKVIYSIGGWTWSGGFTQAAANPAAFADSCYKMVEDPRWADVFDGIDIDWEYPNACGLTCDASGPAAYKNVLSALRAKFGPSALVTSAITADGSTGGKMDVADYAGGAQYLDWIMPMTYDFFGSWDAKGPTAPHSPLTAYPGIPKDGYNSDAAIQKLKGKGVPASKILLGIGFYGRGWTGVTQATPGGTATGAAPGTYEAGNEDYKVLKTKCPATGTIGGTAYGFCNGQWWGYDTPATITGKMTYAKNQGLGGAFFWETSGDTANGELISAISNGLK comes from the coding sequence TTGATCGCAGCGGCTGCGCTGCTCGTCCCCTTGGGAATGAGCACCGCCACAGCCGCCACTCCGGCCACCGCCACGTACTCGACCGCCTCCGACTGGGGTTCGGGATTCGAGGGCAAAGTCACCGTGAAGGCGGGTACGAGCGCGCTGACGAGCTGGAAGGTCGAGTTCGACCTCCCCGCCGGCAGCTCGATCGCCTCGGCGTGGGACGCCGACCTCACCAGGAGCGGCAACCACTACACCTTCGTCAACAAGGCGTGGAACGGCGCCCTGGCGGCCGGCGCGTCCGTGAGCTTCGGTTTCAACGGCGCGCCCGGCGGACTGTCCGGCGTGCTCGACTGCAAGCTGAACGGCGCCGCCTGCAACGGCACCGGCACCCCCGACCCGACGCCCACCCCGACGGTCACCCCCACCGTCGACCCGACCCCCACGCCGACCCCGACGGTCACCCCCACCGTCGGCCCCGACCCCTCGGGCAAGAAGGTCGTCGGCTACTTCACCGAATGGGGCGTCTACGGCCGCAACTACCACGTGAAGAACCTGGTCACGAGCGGTTCGGCGGCGAAGCTGACGCACATCCTGTACGCCTTCGGCAACTCCGCCGGCGGCAGGTGCTCGATCGGCGACTCCTACGCCGACTACGAGAAGGCCTACACCGCCGACCAGAGCGTCGACGGCGTCGCCGACACCTGGGACCAGCCGCTGCGCGGCAACTTCAACCAGCTCCGCAAGCTGAAGAAGGCCTACCCGAACATCAAGGTCATCTACTCCATCGGCGGCTGGACCTGGTCCGGCGGCTTCACCCAGGCGGCTGCCAACCCGGCCGCGTTCGCCGACTCCTGCTACAAGATGGTCGAGGACCCGCGCTGGGCCGACGTCTTCGACGGCATCGACATCGACTGGGAGTACCCGAACGCCTGCGGTCTGACCTGTGACGCCAGCGGGCCGGCGGCGTACAAGAATGTGCTGTCCGCGCTGCGCGCCAAGTTCGGCCCCAGCGCCCTGGTCACCTCGGCGATCACCGCCGACGGTTCCACCGGCGGCAAGATGGACGTCGCCGACTACGCCGGTGGGGCTCAGTACCTCGACTGGATCATGCCGATGACGTACGACTTCTTCGGTAGCTGGGACGCGAAGGGCCCGACGGCTCCGCACTCGCCCCTGACCGCCTACCCCGGCATTCCGAAGGACGGCTACAACTCCGACGCCGCGATCCAGAAGCTCAAGGGCAAGGGCGTTCCCGCTAGCAAGATCCTGCTCGGCATCGGCTTCTACGGCCGCGGCTGGACCGGCGTGACCCAGGCGACTCCGGGTGGCACCGCCACCGGCGCCGCCCCGGGCACCTACGAGGCGGGCAACGAGGACTACAAGGTCCTCAAGACCAAGTGCCCCGCCACCGGCACGATCGGTGGCACGGCCTACGGCTTCTGCAACGGCCAGTGGTGGGGCTACGACACCCCGGCCACCATCACGGGCAAGATGACCTACGCCAAGAACCAGGGTCTGGGCGGCGCGTTCTTCTGGGAGACCAGCGGCGACACCGCCAACGGTGAACTCATCAGCGCGATCTCCAACGGACTCAAGTAG
- a CDS encoding S8 family peptidase, giving the protein MRLRALVAMAIVLTVAPGVPALAEEPPPPPPAATAETPAPTGETPAPTGETPAPAEQPAAPKLEPGLAADGDGARVIVEVTAPAEAAPVAGQAQDLPGAEVVLQPPDTSFIVVEGTSESLAALAQDPRVVSVRRDRAYSPVSLASGLKLIGADQAQAEGATGEGKMIAVIDTGIDRDHPALAGKVVEEACFSATDGGAKSLCPGGADTQTGQGSADAKTPMCVEGAVNLCDHGTHVAGIAHAVAPGADIAAIQVFSRIDDCEGGEACLSAYESTILLALDHVAKLKDSHPGLVAVNLSLGGGLYEGACDGAPEIGAMKQKIETLRAKGVVTVAAAGNEGMSGAGAPGCISGAVTVGATGDDDRVPEWSNYGSVLDLFAPGVEIDSAVPNGGTAVYSGTSMSTPHVTGALAVLAGKSADVTPDALVGKLTAAGRPIVYDGVTTPRLDLYGALTGRAPSPPATQDPAPGDGSTPDDPGDDPDPNPSSGPSPVPDPVDPPAPSPVPLPTVTVTVTVTATPTTAPVVCSRGKAAKTLTAAGWATEMTRGKGELSDETLSCYLRLVAKASDVFPELTRASTPGTAYRVLKPAKKTKLTQKIKMESELLAAWLNWAHGGVNFTAKISRSTTVRDTLIAAERQRLKGSSLSEYTSILKKHVNARRIA; this is encoded by the coding sequence GTGCGACTTCGAGCCCTCGTGGCCATGGCGATCGTGCTCACCGTCGCCCCTGGCGTCCCCGCCCTCGCCGAGGAGCCGCCACCACCCCCTCCGGCGGCCACCGCGGAGACACCGGCCCCCACCGGGGAGACACCGGCTCCCACCGGGGAGACACCGGCTCCGGCGGAACAGCCGGCGGCGCCCAAGCTGGAACCCGGGCTGGCCGCCGACGGCGACGGGGCCCGGGTCATCGTCGAGGTCACCGCGCCGGCGGAGGCCGCACCCGTCGCGGGCCAGGCCCAGGACCTGCCCGGCGCCGAGGTCGTCCTCCAGCCGCCGGACACCTCGTTCATCGTGGTCGAGGGCACGAGCGAGTCGCTGGCCGCGCTGGCCCAGGACCCCCGGGTGGTGTCGGTCCGCCGGGACCGCGCCTACTCCCCCGTCTCGCTGGCTTCGGGTCTGAAGCTGATCGGGGCGGACCAGGCCCAGGCCGAGGGGGCCACCGGCGAGGGCAAGATGATCGCGGTCATCGACACCGGGATCGACCGGGACCATCCCGCGCTGGCGGGCAAGGTGGTGGAGGAGGCCTGCTTCTCCGCGACGGACGGCGGCGCGAAGTCCCTGTGCCCCGGCGGGGCTGACACGCAGACCGGTCAGGGTTCCGCCGACGCGAAGACCCCCATGTGCGTGGAGGGCGCCGTCAACCTGTGCGACCACGGCACCCACGTGGCGGGCATCGCCCACGCCGTCGCACCCGGCGCGGACATCGCGGCGATCCAGGTCTTCAGCCGCATCGACGACTGCGAAGGCGGGGAGGCCTGCCTGAGCGCCTACGAGTCCACGATCCTGCTCGCCCTCGACCACGTCGCCAAGCTGAAGGACTCCCACCCCGGCCTCGTCGCGGTGAACCTCAGCCTCGGTGGCGGCCTCTATGAGGGGGCGTGCGACGGCGCACCCGAGATCGGGGCGATGAAGCAGAAGATCGAGACCCTGCGCGCCAAGGGCGTGGTGACCGTCGCCGCCGCGGGGAACGAGGGGATGTCCGGTGCCGGCGCTCCGGGATGCATCTCCGGCGCGGTGACCGTGGGCGCGACCGGTGACGACGACCGCGTCCCCGAGTGGTCCAACTACGGCTCCGTGCTCGACCTCTTCGCCCCCGGTGTCGAGATCGACTCCGCGGTGCCGAACGGCGGCACCGCGGTCTACAGCGGGACCTCGATGTCGACCCCGCACGTCACGGGCGCGCTGGCGGTGCTGGCCGGGAAGTCGGCGGACGTCACCCCGGACGCGCTTGTCGGCAAGCTCACCGCGGCGGGCCGCCCCATCGTCTACGACGGAGTGACCACGCCCCGCCTCGACCTGTACGGCGCGCTCACCGGCCGCGCGCCCTCGCCCCCCGCCACCCAGGATCCCGCCCCCGGGGACGGCTCCACACCGGACGACCCCGGCGACGACCCCGATCCCAACCCGAGCTCCGGCCCGTCCCCGGTCCCCGACCCGGTGGACCCGCCCGCGCCCAGCCCGGTCCCGCTGCCCACGGTGACCGTCACCGTGACCGTGACCGCCACGCCCACCACCGCGCCGGTGGTGTGCAGCCGGGGCAAGGCCGCCAAGACCCTGACCGCCGCCGGATGGGCCACGGAGATGACCCGGGGCAAGGGGGAGCTCTCGGACGAGACGCTCAGCTGTTACCTGCGCCTGGTCGCGAAGGCCAGCGACGTCTTCCCCGAGCTCACCCGCGCCTCCACGCCGGGTACGGCCTACCGGGTGCTCAAGCCCGCCAAGAAGACGAAGCTCACCCAGAAGATCAAGATGGAGAGCGAGCTGCTGGCCGCCTGGCTGAACTGGGCGCACGGCGGGGTCAACTTCACCGCGAAGATCAGCAGGTCGACCACGGTCAGGGACACTCTCATCGCCGCGGAGAGGCAGCGGCTGAAGGGCTCCTCCCTCTCCGAATACACCTCAATACTGAAAAAGCATGTGAACGCCCGCCGTATCGCATAA